From one Nothobranchius furzeri strain GRZ-AD chromosome 2, NfurGRZ-RIMD1, whole genome shotgun sequence genomic stretch:
- the LOC107395555 gene encoding spectrin alpha chain, non-erythrocytic 1-like, which translates to MSDLSAYGSSIQALKEQAQSCRDLKANESRLRDINKVASELESEGLMAEEAPMVQAQQQEHLGSAPGKDEADSNMASPWKTVRLGVQTTANFNSIKVRGSSSLPV; encoded by the exons atgtcggacctgtcggcttacggcagcagcatccaggccctgaaggagcaggcccagtcctgcagg gacctgaaggccaacgagtcccgcctgagggacatcaacaaggtggcatctgaactggagtctgaaggtctgatggctgaggaggctcctatggttcaggctcag caacaagaacatctgggttctgctcctggaaag gatgaagccgactctaacatggcgtcaccctggaag accgtacggttgggcgttcagacgacggctaactttaattccatcaaggtaagaggaagctcttcccttcctgtctga